The genomic segment TATCTTTACGATAATAACGGAGGCCGAGGACAATATCTTTGCAAAGTCTGTGATACCACATTCAATCCTAAAAATTACTATCAGAAATCCATAGTGTTAAGATGTCCTCACTGCAGTAAAACACTTGAAAGAATCAAGGCGCGTAAGGATTTCTACGTTTATAAGTGTAAGAATGATAATTGCTCTTTTTACCAAAATAATCTTAAATCAATGACAAAATCTGAAAAACAAGATTTTAAGAAGAATCCTGGTAAGTTCAAAGTTAGATACATATTTAGAGATTTCACTTTTGACTTTAAGCCACTTTCTAAAGAAAGTCCGGTAAAATCAAAGGTTTCTCTTCCAAACATTATGATTTCTTCTTACACCTTAGGACTCATTCTAACTTACTACGTTAACTACGGTTTATCTTCCAGAAAGACAGCTGCATTGCTTAAAGATATTCATGATATTAAAATATCTCATCAAGCAATTTTAAACTATGTTAATGCCGTTTCAATTGTAGTTAAGCCATTTATAGATAACTACGATTATAAACTTTCTGACTCTTTCTGCGGCGATGAAACCTACATAAAAGTTAACGGTAAGTGGAACTATATTTTCTTCTTTTTTGATGCTGTTAAAAAGATTATTCTATCTTACAGAGTATCACCACATAGAGATACCGAAACGGCTGTAAAAGCCATCGATGATGTTCTAAGTAAGTTAAAAGAAATACCTGAAGATCTTAATCTTATAACTGATGGTAACCCTATATATCTTCTTGCACAGCACTTCTTTGCAAGCCATAGTATAAAATTCGATGTTACTCAAGTTATAGGCTTAACCAATAAAGATGAAGTTTCAAAAGAATATAGGCCATTGAAGCAAATTATTGAACGTCTTAACCGAACCTTTAAAGGCAATTATAGAGCTACTACTGGCTTCGGAAGTCCTAACGGGTCGGTTGCATTTGTAACTATGTTTGTGGCATACTTTAACTTTCTAAGACCACATTCTGCCCTTGAAGGCAAAACTCCTGTAATCCTTGAAGAGTTAGAGTCAATGTCCAACATGCCTACTAGATGGTGCAAATTTATTGAACTATCTCAAGACTTTGTTCTAAATAACTGTACAATAACTGCCTAATGATCTAAAGCAGTTGGTGAAACGCACCCTTGACACGCCCACAAAGATAAATGGTAAAATATCTCAATAGGCGGGTCTATTAGTCATGTTCAAAATTATCATTCACCCGTCCTTAACTGCCTAAGACCATTTATCTTTAGGTGTGTCAAGGGCAACTAGCAAACATAATTTAACATTAAATGGTAGTTGGATTGATTTTTCATATATTTTTTACACTACCAATATCTCTATGTACCTGCTTGTACATTGATTGATTTTATTAATAATCTACTATTACTCAATATAAAGAACTTTCTATTTTTTTATTTTTCTAGCCATGGTGAAGCTTTTCTGATCAAAAATCTCACGAAAGAATCTAATATAATTGCTATAATTCCCATAATTATAACTCCAACATAGACAATATCATTTCTAAGATATTTACTTGCATCTAATACCATCCAGCCTATTCCTGATACAGCTGCAACCATTTCTGCTGCAACTAAAGTTGCATAAGCAACACCAATGGCTGTTCTAAGACTAGTTAATATATCTGGTAAACATGACCTGAAAATAACACTAATAAAAAGATTTATTCCTCTTGCCCCTAATGATTTAGCTCCATTAATTCTATCTAGTGGTACCTTTTGAACGCTAAATATAACCCCAATTAATAAAGGTGCAAATGCATTTAAAAATAATAAAATAATTTTAGATTCATCTCCAATTCCAAACCACAGCACAATTAATGTATAATACGCTAGTGGTGGAAGCGGACGATAGAATTCAATAAACGGATCTATAATCGCCCTTACAATCCTTGAGCTGCCTGCAATAAGTCCTAAAGGAACACCAATTATTATCGCAAAAAAAATAGCAATGAAAAGTCTCTCCATACTTATTGCAATATGAGATAACAAGCTTTCTCCTTTATAACCTTGCTGAACTAATTCAATAAATGCCTGCCATACTTTTTGAGGAGATGGAAGAAATACTTGATTAATCAAGCCTTTGCTCGTGGCAATTTCCCATACAATAAAGAACATGATTACAGAAGTAAAAGAAATGCCAATATAAAAAATTTCACCTCTTTTTCTTTTCACTATTTTCGTAGCTATGTCTTGATTATTCATATAGGTTAATTTCCCTCCCCCATTTCTTTTTACATCTATTTTTCATACATATCCCCCTTCTTTACTTTTCCTATAGAATTACTATGATTTAATTTTAAATATATCTTACTAAACCATCCAAGTATTGTCAATAAAAAAATACCACAAATCATATCAGAAAAGTACGATTTATTTTTCCAAAAAATATATAGTAACTTGAAATATGTTTATATATTAATATAAACCCTGATAATATCACACGGCTCAAGAAGTTCAATTATTGAACAATGTAATACTATCATTGTTCAATGTTCAACACAATAAGTTCATGTATTTTTTTCACATTTATAGTAAAATTATTTTGATATATATTTACACTAACTAAATAAGTAATCCCTTAACGGTACTTATGAAAATTATTTTTACTATTGAATTCCAAATTATGTTTTATCGTAAAAGCAAAAAACACTTAAAGCTCCTATTTTGCTCTAAGCATTTTTTATATTCTAAACATTTTATAACTTACTTTTTTCACAGTAGTAATATATAAAAATTATATAAAATAGAGACAGCACTGTACTACTACCTTGCTCTCTCTATTTCTTAATTTTTATTATAAAAAATCTGTTACTCTAATTACATCTAATGCTATTTATACACCTTACAGCAGCTTCTTTTGCATCTTGGCATCCTTCTTGTGCACCTTCTTGGTATCCTTGACAATACCCTTCTTCACGTCCTGCTTCTACTCCTGCACAATATCCATCTTTGTATCCTTGATTATAAGCATCTTCTAATGCACCAGCTGAAGGGTAATTTCTCCTACAATGACATTGCACATTTTCCCCAAGAGTTCCATTACAATTGCATCGTACATTTTCTCCAAGAGTTCCGTTACAATTATTATTATTACTTACAGCTCCAAGAGTATTAGAATTTCTATATCTTCTTCTATGACATCTGTATCCCATTTCTTTTCCTCCGTAAATTATCAAATTTATAATCTTTTGATTAAACTTCTAATTATATACTATGCTAATTTACTATATTTGTTATTGCTTTTACGATATACTCTCTAATAATTGCTCATAAAATAGAAATTCCGCATTTTCATAAATATTAATAAAAGTTCAACAGTAGTTGCGTATAAAAATTTCAACTTTACGTATACTATGAATGGGTTTATTCTTAAACCTAGGCATTCATTCTTTGCCCCTTTATTGGGGCTTTTTTAATATATACAAATAATACTAATAATATAAATTTAATCTATATATAAGTGTATGTAATTCTATGAAGAAAATTTTTCACTATAATAAGAATATCGTTATCTTTATGTTAAAAGATAATGTTGACTCCGAAGCCACTCGTGCCAGCAAATTAATATTCTATGTTATCTTTATATAATTTGTACAATCTTTAAACAAGCAATACAGCATATTTACACATTTCTCAATACACAAATCTATGTCCTTAATTTCATCATCAAATTTAATTCTATGGCATACATCATCTGTAATAAAAAGTGAATAATGATAAAATATTTTTTCGTCTTCTTTACTTTTAAAAGGTAAAGACAAAGCTTTGAAAATTTCTTTAATTTTATCTTTTCTCTGCTCATCATATTCTTTTCTCAAAGCAGCTACATCTTTATCTAATAGTGTTAATGCTTCCATTTCATCATGAAAAGTTTTAGAAAAGTCATGATAATCTAACATCATCTTTATAAATACTTTAAATAGTTGTTTTACTACTTTAGCATTATCAAATTCCTTATCAGCATTTTCTAACCAATAATCATGACTTGGATAATCAAATCTTTGGTTAATCCTCCCAATTACCTTAAGATAAATTTCCTTCTTATCTTCAAAATAGGCATATACAGAACCTGTTGCTACATTGGCTTCATTAGATATATCTGCTGTTGTAGTATTATAATAACCTTTTTCATTGAATAATTTGTAAGCCGCTTCTAAAATTCTATCGTATTTTTCTAATGCTCTTTTTTGTGTTGGTATTCTTGTCTTTCTTTCCATCTTTATCACCTATATAAATAATAAAAGATAAAAAAATAAAAGTCAATAAAATATGAAATTCATTTCATGTATTGACTTTTAATTTTTTCCAGCGTATTATATGAATATGAACTTTGTTTCATATTTTATAATATAATTTTTTGGAGGATATCATGAATAAAAAACAAAAAGTATTAGCATTTATTTCACTGGCAATAGCTTGCTTCTTAACAGTATTAGATTCAACCATAGTTAATGTATCTTTACCTTCTATGGCTGATTATTTCAACACAGATATAACAGGAATATCATGGGTAAGTACCGCGTACTTAATTCCATTCTCAGCTCTTTTAATAAACTTTTCTAAAATTGCAGATATTTTTGGAAGAAAGAAACTATTTATAATTGGTCTTATAGTATTTGGTACTTCATCAATACTTTGCGGGCTTTCCACTTCCCTTTCCATGATTATAATTTTTAGAATCATGCAAGGGATAGGCGCTGCAATTCTTGCTCCATTAGCCATTCCTTTAGGTATCGAACTATTTGGTAAAGATGCCATGTCAAAACTTGCTATTGCAATTGGTATGATAATTTCTATAGCTGCTGCTTCTGGTCCTGTTGTTGGCGGAGTCTTAAATGAAGCCTTTGGCTTTAAAGCAATATTCTATGTAAATGTTCCTTTTATAATCGTCTCTTTAATCTTTGGGGCTCAATGTCTTACAGAATGTTATGATAGAACAATTGAAAAGCGAATAGATTTTATTGGCTCTATATTATTAGCTTACGGAATCGGAGCACTAACCTTTTTCCTTGTTAAAGGAAGCACTTATGGCTGGGGTAGTACAAAAATAGTTACTTTAATAATAACATCAGCAATTTCAATTATTGCTTTCTTAATATATGAACTAAGATCAAAGAATCCAATGATAGAATTTAAATTATTCAAAATAAGAAGCTTTACTTCTTCAATAATAATAGTTGGAGTAATATTCTTTGCTTATATGCCTATATCTTATTTAATGAATTTCTATCTAGAAAACCAATTAGGTTATTCTGTTTTAAAATCTGGGCTTATTTTAGGTATAGTAAGTGGTGTTTCATTTCTCACCTCTCCAATCTTTGGAATTATATCTAAGAGGTATGGTGCTAGAATTATTTCATTATTATCCATAATTTTTGTATCTTTAGGTGATCTTATGCTTGTATTTATGAATAATTCAAACAATATGGAGATAATTTATGGCGCATTCATTGTAGTAGGACTTGGTGTTGCTTCAACCTCTCCATTATATAAAAGTGCATTTGACGAGATTTCAAAAGATAAGAATGGTCTGGCTTCAGGAATACTGAACAGCTTTAGGCAACTAACTGCCTGTTTAGCTATAGCCTTAGTTTCAACATTAAGCAGCTATTACACTACTCAAGCTATAGATAATTCCAAAAACAGAATAATAGAACTTGTTAATAACAATACAGTTCTTGAGGATCAAGTGAAATCTACGATAATTGATAAAATACAAACTGCAGACACCAGCAAAAATACTTCCTTTTCGAAAGATATGGTTGATAAATTAATTAAAGACAAAGAGGATACTGTGTTAGCTTCTGTTCCTGATAAAACGAAGCCAGCTATAGAAGAAAACTTTAATACTCAAACAAAAGAAATCCATAAGGTCTTAGATAACATGACTGTCATAAAAAATGATGAAAGTAATAAAGTTTATAATAAGTGCTTCCTACTCACAGCAATTATCGCAATTTTAGGATTAGCGGCAGTACCTTTTAATAAAATGAAAGAAACTGAACTTGGAAAAACCAAACCAGAATTTGTAGTATGAATATTTCAAAATAACCATTGAAATGACATTAATATTTTCAGTAAAGTAACTCTTATCATATTATAATATAGAAGTTTTATTTTTCAATATAATATTTATTTTTCAGCATTCTGTTGATAATTATACTGCTTAATTCTAATTACAGTAAATAAGCCCAAGACAGTTCGATATGCCTTGGGCTTATTTTTTACCATAGCTATTGACGCTTAGATATATTACTATCTATAGTCAAGTCTTCATTCTAGCTAAAATGATATGCACTCATTTGAATTACTTTTATATAATAAATTTATTATTCACTTTTCATCTATCAACCATCAAATCGTAATAAATATAACTTTAATTTATAAATCGAAATATTTACTCCATAAATTCCGATTAAATTGTTGCTCCAAACTGTGGCGAATGAGTAACTATAAATTCCGCTCCTCCCATTCCCATAGCAAAGAAAACTAAAATAATAACTAATATTATTGCGCTAAAATCATATTGCATTTTTTCTTGATTATTTATTATATAAGCTGCGATAATCTCTATTCCAACACTTACTAAGATAAGTGGCCACATTGATACAATTAAAAGAACACTAAGGTTAGTTATAAACAATCTAAGTAAAAACATTATCCCAAATATAACTAAAGCAAGTCCCGAGGTTAGCGTTCCTACCTTACGCCCCTTAATCATCTATCTCACTCTCCATTTTTTTCCCCTTGATAAGTTTTATCCCAAGTGTAACTATTGCTACTCCTATTATTACTTTAGGAATATCTCTCATTAAATCATAAATAATAAAACGGCGTAGTTCATATGGAATATATGGTTCTAAAATACTCATTATATTTTCTATAACTAAATATACACCTAAAAATAAGCATATAACTCCTACTGTAAGTTTACGTTTCTCAAATATATCTTTGTCTAATTTTGCTAGCTTATCAATAGAAAACAAGTACTTATCCTCTAAAAGTAAAAGTTCATCGTCATTTAAACTCATTCTATTAGCACAATCAAAAAAAGAATAAAACCAAATAAGTGGTGCTATATATAATAGCGGTCCTATGTTAAGCCAAGAAGAAAGAAATATTAAAAAGAAGAATACAGACATAAAAGATACTCCTATTTTCATAAAACCCATATACATATGTCCTGCACCTGGCAACATTGAAAAAACAAAAGTCAAAAATCTACTTTTTCTCTTGATCATTATTAAAAACCTCCAGTTTAATTATTTTTTCAGAAAAGTTATTAAGATTTACATTAACCGAATCTACAATCCTAGAATCCAATGGTTTAACATGATTTGTCGCTTTATTAACCAAAGAATTTAATCCATTTGAAAAAACCAATATTAATGCCACACTAGCTGCAACTGCAACTTTAACACAATAAAAACGGAACTGAATCTTGCTTTGCCTCTTACTTTTTATTTTAATTTGTACTTTTTCTTGAAAACCTAAAGGAGCTTCTGCAAGTTCATCTTCTTTAAAACTATCAGCAAATTCACCAGCACACATTTGGCAATCACTAATATGTTCTAATATATCAATCATTTCTTCGTCGCCTAAAATATCAAATTTAAGCATTGTTAATGTTTCTTTAGTTAAATGACCTTCTTTATCAAATAATCTATTATTCACATGAACTCCTCCTTCCATAAATCCTTTAACATTTTTTTTGACCTGTAAAGTTGCGTTTCCAAGGTTTTAATATTCTGGCCCGTTTCCTTTGCCAAATGTGATAGTTTGACATCTTTGCAAAAATAGTTTGTAGCTACAGTTCTATATGGCTCTTTTAGCTTATTGCATAAACTTTGTATTCTCTCTGTAGTATTCTTTTTAACTACTGTTTCCTCCGGTGAATCTCCTCTATACTCAAGATCTTGGTACTCATCTTCTGACAAACTAACTGTTTTTCTCGCCTTACTCTTAAGATAATCCTTACACTTGTTTGCAGCAATTTTAGCAAGCCAAGCCTTAAGGTTATCACCATCAAAGCCTTCCCAATTTTGATATGCTGATAAAAATGTTTGCTGAGCCAAATCTTCAGCATCAAAATAATTTTTTGTGAAGGATAAACAAATAGTGATAATTAACCGTTCATATTGTTTTATGCAATTTGGAAATTGTTCTTTTTCAATATCTATCACCACCTTAATTAATCCTTACATTAAATATAACGATCAATAAATAAAAAACACTTCAACTTTTTTTAAAATTATAAAAAATTTATTAATTTAAATTAAATAACTTTGCTTTCTCACTATAAAATGTCTTATTCTTATAAAACATTTTATAAGAATAAGACTCTTAAAATGAATAATTTTTTTAATACAGGACAACCTAATTACATGTGTATTTCAAATAATTTACTAACTATGGAGGACAACAATGAAGCTTTTTAAAAATGCACTATCTCTTATAATAATTTCAATATTACTCTTGCATAACATTGAAATCTCTGCATACGCTAGCCCAAATGCTAATTCTCAAAATCAAGTTAAAATTGCAGTATTCCTAAGCAATTTTAATTCACCTTTTATTTCAAGTTTAAAAAAAGATTTAGAGGCAGTTGAAAAAGAAAATAAAAATAGAGTCCTGTTTACATTCTTTGATTCAAAAGGTAATGAAACTATTCAAAATCAAAATATTGATGAGTCATTTAATCAGAACTTTAATCTGTTTGTGGTAGACTTGGTTAACTCTAGCACAAATTTTTCGCAAAATGCCCTTAGCAAAATATTCAATCATAATATTCCGCTGATTGTAACACTAATTCCAAGTGACCCCATAATAAATTATATTAGAACTTATAATCGAGCTGTCATAATTGGTGCAGACGATGCCCAATCTGGTTCTATTCAAGGAAAAATTCTTACTGACACATGGAATTCTAATAAAGAAATCTTAGATAGAAATAAAGATAATGTAATGCAGTATATTATGTTAAAAGGACCCATTGGCGATCCGTCAACACCTTTAAGAAGTAAGTATTGTATTCAAACAATTAATGATGAGGGTATAAAAACAGAAGAACTTCTATCGTCTACATGCAATTGGAATAAAGATTGTGCAAGAGACGACATACAATCTTCCCTCCTAAATCTATATAGTAGGATTGAGGTTATAATTTCTAATAATGATGCTATGGCTATTGGTGCTATTGAAGCACTTCAAAAATATGGTTTTAACAAAGGCGGCAATTCAAGATGCATTCCAGTTGTTGGTGTAGATGCAATACCAGAATCTAGGAAACTAATAGATCAAGGCTTTATGACAGGTACAGTTATTCAAAATACTCGTGCTTATGCAGATGCCATACACTCTGTAGGATTGAATTTAATTTCTGGTGCTCAACCACTTAGTCATACAAACTATGAATTTGATGGAACTGGTCCTATAATCAAATTGCCTTTTCATGAATATATAAAAAAACAATAATTTTCTATTTTCATAAACTTTATTCTATAAATAATTCCTTATAGGTCATATAAACGTATATACTATCATAAAATTTATAATTAACATTTTAAATGCAAATAGGAGAACTTCCTCCCATTCAGGTTTAGTTCTCCTATTTGCTCATAATATGTCATCATCATCTAAATTCCTGCCTGCTTGTTTCTCCAATTGTTTTATGGCGTTTTTGCCCCCATTTTTTGCAATCTCTAATAGCTCTGAAAGGCTTGATGAAATATCTCTGCTCGCAAAAACTTCTAATAGCATTGGCATATTAACTCCAGTTATTACCTCCATATCTTCCTTTTCTAATGCAATCATACTAGCAGCATTAAATGGACTTCCCCCAAAGAGATCAACCATGACTAGAATTCCTTCTGTACAATTTAATTCTTGTATAAGTTTATTGTATTTCTCTAATAAATTCTCAATTCCCTCTCCTGGCTTAAATGTAATACATCCAATATTCTTTTGTTCTCCATAGATCATTTCTGCAGATTTAACTAACTCTTTAGATAAATCTCCATGAGTTCCTACAATTATTCCTATCATTAAAATTACCCCTTTTAAAGTTTTTTCGGTTAGGCTTTCTATATTAATGATATAATATGACATTATGTTGTCAAGTTATATATTATATATTTATATGTGAGGTGATATTATGCAGATTAGCAGATTGTTTCAAATTATATATATTCTACTCAAAAAAAAATCAATAACAGCAAGGGAACTATCAGATCATTTTGAAGTATCTGTCAGAACAATTTATAGAGATATCGACGCTCTATGCCAGGCTGGAATTCCTATATATTCAAGTCAAGGTAAAGGAGGCGGTATTTCATTAGTAGATAAATTCATTTTTGATAAATCACTATTTTCTGAAGTAGAACAGGATAAAATTCTACTTGCTCTACAGAGTCTTTCCGCTGTAGGATACGATGATATTAATGATGTATTATCAAAATTAAGCAATCTTTTTCAGAAAAGTGATATTAATTGGATTGAAGTTGATTTCTCAAACTGGGGTAGTGAGAAAAAACAAAAAAAGATCTTTAATCTAATAAAAGAATCAATACTAAAGCAAAAAGTAATTAATTTCTCATATTTTAGTGCTGACGGTATGAAAAGTAATAGATATGTTGAACCTTTTAAATTGTTATTCAAAGATAAATCTTGGTATCTACACGGATATTGTCTTCAAAGAACAGCGTTTAGAACCTTTAAGATAACTCGTATGAGTGATATTAATATTACAGATGAAAGTTGTATACATCAAGATTTACAAGATCTTATTAATGATTCACCATCAGAAAAATTCAGTGAACTAATTCATCTTAAGCTAAAAGTATCATCAGAAGGTGCCTATAGAGTATATGATGATTTTGATGAAGAAAATATAACTATGAATAAAGATGGCTCTTACTCTATAGACATTTCGATGCCTGAAGGTGAATGGATTTATAATTATCTTCTTTCTTTCGGGGCAATGTTGGAAATTATAGAGCCTATAGATATCCGAAACGAAATTATTAACCGTTTAGGCAACATGATAAATAAATATACTTCCAAAACTTGACATAATGTAGTCAAGTTTAGTTTATTAAAATAATAATAAATAAAATTTAACTGTATAAGGATTACGTCATTAAAATATTTTATTATATTTTAAATTCAAATTATAATAAAATATCAAGTTTTTGATACAGTAGTCACAAGGAGATTATGAAATACTTATGAGTGAACCATTAAAAAATATTTATACGTTAGAATTTTTAAATGATTTTGCAAATAAAATACACAATGTTTATGCAGAATTTAATAAGAACGATTTTGTTGCTTCAATTTTAGCTTATCCGTGGGATGAATTACCTTTAAAGGCTCGTATTCATAGAATAGCTGAAATATTAGGTAACTACCTTCCTAATGATTTTGAAAATGCACTAAATATCTTATTCTCTATTAATGAAAGCTGTGTGGGATTCCCATATCTATTCTTTCCTGATTTTGTTGCTACATATGGACGACACGGGGAATATTTTGAGCTTTCCATGAATGCTTTAGAACGCTTCACTCAACAATCATCGTCAGAGTTTGCGATTCGACCCTTTTTATTGAGTGACTCTAACAGTGTAATGAAATATATGATGAAATGGTCATTATCTCCCAATGAGCATATACGGCGTCTTTCAAGTGAAGGTTGTCGGCCACGTCTTCCTTGGGGAATAGCTCTTCCGATGTTTAAAGCCGATCCATTACCTGTTTTTAAAGTGTTAGAAAATTTGAAAGAAGACGACTCTCTTTATGTACGCAAGAGTGTTGCTAACAACCTTAATGACATTTCAAAAGATAACCCTGACGCTGTTTTAGCGATAGCGGAAAATTGGATATGTCATAATCAAAATACTGATTGGATTTTAAGACACGGCTGTCGCACTCTTATTAAAAGAGCTAATCCCAATGCAATGTCACTCTTTGGTTACACTAGCTCTTCAGCTGAAAATCCCATATTTAGAAATGCCTCAATCTCTGCTCAACCTAACCACCTTAAAATTGGAGGCAGTTGTGAGTTGAATTATTCACTGGATATAGACTGGGGTTCCCCAGTACATATCCGCTTGGAATATGGCATTGATTTTATAAAATCAAATGGTAAACCATCACGTAAATTATTTTTTTTATCTGACAAAACATTGTTACCTAATGCACATTTACAAGGTACGCGTATACATAGCTTTGCAGATCTTACTGTCCGAAAGCATCATCCTGGCATTCATAAAATTGTCCTTATGGTTAACGGCATAGAAGCTGCGCAGACTACATTAAATATTTTTGGAGGCAAATATGATTATAAATAATCTACTATTGAAATTAAAAAACAGGGGTATCAATAATATTAAACAAACAATGTAATTGCATTATCGGAATATATATTGCATTCAAATACTATTCATATTACATGAATATTTCTACGAAAATTTCATATAATATAGATGTTTTCATGATTTAAACTATCCACTTTTAGCCCCATTATTGGGGCTTTTTTATTTATACAGAAAATTATTTTTAACTTATAGATATCATTAAATTAAGTATAAACTTTTTCTTAAAACGTATAATACATTTATAAGTACACAGGACTGGAGGATTTAAATGAAAATATTAAAAAAGATATTAGCTATAACTGCAATTACTATAATATTTAGCGCTGTGCTTAGAAGCAACTTTTTCAATAATACGGCCGTTGCAGAAAATTCTAAACAAATGTCTACCATTAGAGTTGGCCTGTTTTCGGCAGATCTTAATGATGATTATCTTATATTTCTCCGTAAAAATTTTGAAGATATACAAAATCAACATCCAAACGAAGTCATCTTCACATTTTATGACGCGAAATTCAATCAATCAACTCAAAATGCAGAACTTGATACTAAACTTAATGAAGGAGTCGATCTAATATTATTAGATATGGTTAATGTTAATGATATAGGAGACTTAATTAATAAAATATCAAAATATGAAATTCCAGTAATAGTTTTTAATAGAGAACCACTTACAATGGACGCTATAAAATCATATAAGAAGGCTCTATATGTAGGTACTGATTCAAAACAAGCTGGCGCTTTACAAGGTAAAATTATTACCGATTCTTGGAACAAGCATAAGGATTTAATTGATAAAAATAAAGATAACGTATTACAATACATAATGCTTATTGGCGAAAGACTTAATAAAACATCTATCGATAGATCAGCATATTCTACTTCAACTATTCAGCAAGCTGGAATCAAAACAGAAGAACTTGCGTCGCCTGTTTTGAATTGGGATAGAGAAACAGCACAAAATACTGTAGATGCATTATTTTTGAGGTTTGGAAGTAAGGTGGAAGCAATAATTTCAAATGATGATTCTATGGCAATTGGTGCAAC from the Clostridium beijerinckii genome contains:
- a CDS encoding ABC transporter permease, which produces MNNQDIATKIVKRKRGEIFYIGISFTSVIMFFIVWEIATSKGLINQVFLPSPQKVWQAFIELVQQGYKGESLLSHIAISMERLFIAIFFAIIIGVPLGLIAGSSRIVRAIIDPFIEFYRPLPPLAYYTLIVLWFGIGDESKIILLFLNAFAPLLIGVIFSVQKVPLDRINGAKSLGARGINLFISVIFRSCLPDILTSLRTAIGVAYATLVAAEMVAAVSGIGWMVLDASKYLRNDIVYVGVIIMGIIAIILDSFVRFLIRKASPWLEK
- a CDS encoding galactose ABC transporter substrate-binding protein; the protein is MKLFKNALSLIIISILLLHNIEISAYASPNANSQNQVKIAVFLSNFNSPFISSLKKDLEAVEKENKNRVLFTFFDSKGNETIQNQNIDESFNQNFNLFVVDLVNSSTNFSQNALSKIFNHNIPLIVTLIPSDPIINYIRTYNRAVIIGADDAQSGSIQGKILTDTWNSNKEILDRNKDNVMQYIMLKGPIGDPSTPLRSKYCIQTINDEGIKTEELLSSTCNWNKDCARDDIQSSLLNLYSRIEVIISNNDAMAIGAIEALQKYGFNKGGNSRCIPVVGVDAIPESRKLIDQGFMTGTVIQNTRAYADAIHSVGLNLISGAQPLSHTNYEFDGTGPIIKLPFHEYIKKQ
- a CDS encoding PTS sugar transporter subunit IIA, producing the protein MIGIIVGTHGDLSKELVKSAEMIYGEQKNIGCITFKPGEGIENLLEKYNKLIQELNCTEGILVMVDLFGGSPFNAASMIALEKEDMEVITGVNMPMLLEVFASRDISSSLSELLEIAKNGGKNAIKQLEKQAGRNLDDDDIL
- a CDS encoding MFS transporter — protein: MNKKQKVLAFISLAIACFLTVLDSTIVNVSLPSMADYFNTDITGISWVSTAYLIPFSALLINFSKIADIFGRKKLFIIGLIVFGTSSILCGLSTSLSMIIIFRIMQGIGAAILAPLAIPLGIELFGKDAMSKLAIAIGMIISIAAASGPVVGGVLNEAFGFKAIFYVNVPFIIVSLIFGAQCLTECYDRTIEKRIDFIGSILLAYGIGALTFFLVKGSTYGWGSTKIVTLIITSAISIIAFLIYELRSKNPMIEFKLFKIRSFTSSIIIVGVIFFAYMPISYLMNFYLENQLGYSVLKSGLILGIVSGVSFLTSPIFGIISKRYGARIISLLSIIFVSLGDLMLVFMNNSNNMEIIYGAFIVVGLGVASTSPLYKSAFDEISKDKNGLASGILNSFRQLTACLAIALVSTLSSYYTTQAIDNSKNRIIELVNNNTVLEDQVKSTIIDKIQTADTSKNTSFSKDMVDKLIKDKEDTVLASVPDKTKPAIEENFNTQTKEIHKVLDNMTVIKNDESNKVYNKCFLLTAIIAILGLAAVPFNKMKETELGKTKPEFVV
- a CDS encoding TetR/AcrR family transcriptional regulator produces the protein MERKTRIPTQKRALEKYDRILEAAYKLFNEKGYYNTTTADISNEANVATGSVYAYFEDKKEIYLKVIGRINQRFDYPSHDYWLENADKEFDNAKVVKQLFKVFIKMMLDYHDFSKTFHDEMEALTLLDKDVAALRKEYDEQRKDKIKEIFKALSLPFKSKEDEKIFYHYSLFITDDVCHRIKFDDEIKDIDLCIEKCVNMLYCLFKDCTNYIKIT
- a CDS encoding DDE-type integrase/transposase/recombinase, with translation MINKFLLETVIYLIEIIKYLMTLLVGKNLLKSISDEPVKKEYRKLQVDDQPIFDVPEKLNYKLLIAEYEFKHGKEFAPVKPRKNKALAPKDVICPKCGAPHTYLYDNNGGRGQYLCKVCDTTFNPKNYYQKSIVLRCPHCSKTLERIKARKDFYVYKCKNDNCSFYQNNLKSMTKSEKQDFKKNPGKFKVRYIFRDFTFDFKPLSKESPVKSKVSLPNIMISSYTLGLILTYYVNYGLSSRKTAALLKDIHDIKISHQAILNYVNAVSIVVKPFIDNYDYKLSDSFCGDETYIKVNGKWNYIFFFFDAVKKIILSYRVSPHRDTETAVKAIDDVLSKLKEIPEDLNLITDGNPIYLLAQHFFASHSIKFDVTQVIGLTNKDEVSKEYRPLKQIIERLNRTFKGNYRATTGFGSPNGSVAFVTMFVAYFNFLRPHSALEGKTPVILEELESMSNMPTRWCKFIELSQDFVLNNCTITA
- a CDS encoding RNA polymerase sigma factor — translated: MIDIEKEQFPNCIKQYERLIITICLSFTKNYFDAEDLAQQTFLSAYQNWEGFDGDNLKAWLAKIAANKCKDYLKSKARKTVSLSEDEYQDLEYRGDSPEETVVKKNTTERIQSLCNKLKEPYRTVATNYFCKDVKLSHLAKETGQNIKTLETQLYRSKKMLKDLWKEEFM